From the Chloroflexus aurantiacus J-10-fl genome, one window contains:
- a CDS encoding agmatine deiminase family protein: protein MATPAELGYRMPAEWEPHQATWLSWPHKEESWPGIIDRIWPVYARFVAELARGETVHINVNDAAMADQARFFLAEAGAVGDIRLHEFPTNDAWCRDHGAIFVVRDTPAGRELAATDWEFNAWGGKYPPYDLDNQIPARMAAYLGVPRFCGGMVLEGGSIDVDGNGLLLTSEQCLLNPNRNPHLDRAAIEQRLREMLGVHTILWLGEGIVGDDTDGHIDDLARFVAPGVVVTVVEDDPLDENYHVLQDNLRRLQLMRDAAGRPLTVLTIPMPPPVVFQGQRLPASYANFYIANHAVIVPTFNHPNDQRACAVLQQCFPDRRVVGIEATDVIWGLGSWHCLSQQVPAGLINVG, encoded by the coding sequence CCCCTGCCGAACTGGGTTACCGGATGCCCGCCGAATGGGAACCGCATCAGGCTACGTGGCTTTCGTGGCCGCATAAAGAGGAGAGCTGGCCGGGTATTATTGACCGTATCTGGCCGGTGTACGCCCGTTTTGTCGCCGAACTGGCGCGTGGCGAGACGGTGCATATCAATGTGAACGATGCTGCCATGGCCGATCAGGCGCGCTTCTTCCTGGCCGAAGCAGGAGCTGTCGGCGATATTCGCTTGCACGAATTTCCAACCAACGATGCCTGGTGCCGCGATCACGGTGCTATTTTCGTGGTGCGTGATACGCCTGCCGGGCGCGAGCTGGCCGCCACCGATTGGGAGTTTAATGCCTGGGGCGGGAAGTATCCTCCTTACGATCTCGACAACCAGATTCCGGCGCGGATGGCCGCGTATCTGGGAGTGCCACGGTTCTGTGGCGGGATGGTGCTGGAGGGTGGTTCGATTGATGTGGATGGGAACGGCTTATTGCTGACCTCCGAGCAGTGCCTGCTCAACCCCAACCGTAATCCGCACCTGGATCGGGCGGCTATCGAGCAGCGTCTGCGCGAGATGCTCGGTGTTCACACCATTCTCTGGCTGGGTGAAGGGATTGTCGGTGATGATACCGATGGTCATATTGATGATCTGGCCCGCTTTGTTGCGCCTGGAGTGGTGGTGACCGTTGTCGAGGACGATCCACTTGACGAGAATTATCACGTGCTCCAGGACAATCTCCGCCGGCTGCAACTGATGCGGGATGCTGCCGGCAGGCCGCTCACGGTGCTGACCATTCCGATGCCGCCGCCGGTGGTGTTTCAGGGTCAGCGCTTACCAGCCTCGTATGCCAATTTTTACATCGCCAACCACGCGGTGATCGTACCTACGTTCAATCATCCCAACGATCAGCGGGCATGTGCCGTCTTACAGCAGTGTTTTCCTGATCGGCGCGTGGTGGGGATCGAAGCGACCGATGTTATCTGGGGCCTGGGATCGTGGCATTGTCTCAGTCAGCAGGTGCCGGCGGGATTGATCAATGTTGGATGA
- a CDS encoding DUF1501 domain-containing protein, which translates to MQWTRREFLMGCSAAIAAMAAARVGQLAFAEPAQPQATNEIFVQIFLRGGCDGLSLLSPYDDPHYRNARGTLALPLSGANAPLRIDQNNPSFNTSSFGLNSRMPHLRDLYNSGHLAFIHACGLDDDTRSHFDAMDYIERGTPGNKTTSSGWLTRHLQSQGGVSTLLPAIAANSAPPASLLNYAGAVAVTSPSSFNISTGWRYNRSQENYPFLSTLREIYNRSSINPLAPAGRRVTQVIDVMRSLGSYTPATGTTYPSGSFGDALKTVAQLIKADLGLQVATIDFGGWDTHEAQANSDGTGYLPDRLGILSQGLHAFYNDLAAYHSRLTIVVLSEFGRRLGRNQSNGTDHGHGNVMMVLGGNVNGRRIYGTWPGLHPDQLDKRQDLQITTDYRQVLSEILVRRLGNPKLGTIFPGLSAYNPLGIVRGPDLPPDLSANATPTDTGYQVFVPVIHQCR; encoded by the coding sequence ATGCAATGGACTCGTCGCGAATTTCTGATGGGATGTAGCGCTGCAATTGCAGCGATGGCTGCGGCTCGCGTCGGCCAACTGGCCTTCGCCGAGCCGGCCCAACCCCAGGCAACGAATGAGATTTTCGTGCAGATTTTTCTGCGCGGTGGCTGCGATGGGCTGAGTCTGCTCAGTCCATACGATGATCCGCATTATCGGAACGCCCGCGGAACGCTGGCATTACCTTTGAGCGGAGCGAATGCGCCGTTGCGTATTGATCAGAACAACCCGTCATTCAATACGTCCAGCTTTGGGCTAAACAGCAGAATGCCCCATCTGCGCGATCTGTACAACAGTGGTCACCTTGCGTTCATCCACGCCTGTGGCCTCGATGATGATACGCGCAGCCATTTTGACGCCATGGACTATATCGAACGCGGGACGCCGGGGAACAAAACAACCAGCAGCGGCTGGCTCACCCGTCATTTACAAAGCCAGGGTGGGGTCAGCACGCTGTTGCCGGCAATCGCTGCCAATAGCGCACCACCTGCTTCGCTGTTGAACTATGCAGGCGCGGTTGCCGTCACCTCACCCAGTAGCTTCAATATCAGCACCGGCTGGCGCTACAACCGCTCCCAAGAGAACTACCCCTTTCTCAGCACGCTCCGCGAAATCTACAACCGGAGTTCGATTAACCCACTGGCACCGGCTGGCCGCCGGGTTACGCAGGTGATTGATGTGATGCGGAGCCTGGGCAGCTATACCCCGGCCACTGGTACCACATATCCTTCGGGATCGTTTGGCGATGCCTTGAAGACGGTGGCGCAATTGATCAAAGCTGATCTTGGGCTGCAAGTCGCAACGATTGACTTCGGTGGCTGGGATACGCACGAAGCGCAGGCCAACAGTGACGGAACCGGCTATCTCCCCGACCGGTTAGGCATTCTTTCACAGGGTCTCCATGCCTTCTACAACGACCTCGCTGCCTATCACAGCCGGTTAACCATTGTCGTGCTCAGCGAGTTTGGCCGTCGCCTGGGACGCAATCAGTCGAATGGTACCGATCACGGTCACGGCAATGTGATGATGGTATTGGGCGGTAACGTGAATGGCCGTCGCATCTACGGTACCTGGCCGGGATTGCATCCCGATCAGCTCGATAAACGGCAAGACCTGCAAATCACGACCGATTATCGTCAGGTGCTGAGCGAGATTCTGGTGCGTCGGCTCGGTAACCCGAAGCTCGGTACCATCTTCCCCGGCCTGTCGGCATATAATCCACTGGGAATTGTGCGCGGCCCCGATCTGCCACCCGATCTGTCGGCCAACGCTACGCCGACCGACACCGGGTATCAGGTCTTCGTACCGGTGATTCACCAGTGTCGCTAG
- a CDS encoding cupredoxin domain-containing protein — MSRWLILFVLLCSACAAPTPTVDLTVTGQGCSPVSLTLPPEHEPVLKVRNIADEAMVVSIPTMDRWIELAPGSDDIFELPRYIMGTFDLFCLSAADHRALGGDNPFLCVLEPAELVPVARSAGVLHIEPHNRIREVLEQGR, encoded by the coding sequence ATGAGCAGATGGCTGATCCTTTTCGTGTTGCTATGCAGTGCCTGCGCAGCCCCAACACCGACGGTTGACCTCACGGTTACCGGTCAAGGCTGCTCACCGGTGAGCCTGACCCTGCCGCCGGAACATGAACCGGTGCTGAAAGTGCGGAATATCGCTGATGAGGCAATGGTCGTCAGCATTCCAACGATGGATCGCTGGATTGAGCTGGCACCCGGTAGCGATGACATTTTTGAATTGCCGCGCTACATCATGGGGACATTCGATCTGTTCTGTCTCAGTGCTGCCGATCATCGTGCGCTGGGAGGCGATAATCCGTTCCTGTGTGTCCTCGAACCGGCTGAACTGGTGCCGGTGGCCCGTTCAGCCGGTGTCTTGCACATCGAACCGCACAACCGCATCCGCGAGGTTTTAGAGCAGGGCCGGTAG